In one window of Microtus pennsylvanicus isolate mMicPen1 chromosome 2, mMicPen1.hap1, whole genome shotgun sequence DNA:
- the Zhx3 gene encoding zinc fingers and homeoboxes protein 3 — MASKRKSTTPCMIPVKTVVLQGASTEAQPVEILPEGPQKDLPSEAPDASSEGAPNSSITDGSTLANGHRSTLDGYVYSCKDCDFRSQDMTQFVGHMNSEHTDFNKDPHFICTGCSFLAKTPEGLSLHNAKCHSGEASFLWNVTRPDNHVVVEQNVPENTSTSDLASESTTDGTDGQAEIIITKTPIMKIMKGKAEAKKIHMLKENVPNQPVGEALPKPLAGEAEVKEGDHTFTNGAAPVSQAPASSSKPTHAANGPLIGTVPVLPAGIAQFLSLQQQPPVHAQHHTHQPLPTSKALPKVMIPLSSIPTYNAAMDSNSFLKNSFHKFPYPTKAELCYLTVVTKYPEEQLKIWFTAQRLKQGISWSPEEIEDARKKMFNTVIQSVPQPTITVLNTPLVASTGNVQHLIQATLPGHVVGQPEGTAGGLLVTQPLMANGLQASSSSLPLTTASVPKPSVAPINTVCSNTASAVKVVNAAQSLLTACPSITSQAFLDASIYKNKKSHEQLSALKGSFCRNQFPGQSEVEHLTKVTGLSTREVRKWFSDRRYHCRNLKGSRAMMPGEHGPVLIDSVPEVPFSLSSKVPEVTCIPTATSLASHPATKRQSWHQTPDFMPTKYKERAPEQLRVLESSFAQNPLPPEEELDRLRSETKMTRREIDGWFSERRKKVNAEETKKADGQVPQEEEGAEDEGGDEELASELRVPGENGSPEMFLSHTLAERKVSPIKINLKNLRVTEASGKNELPGLGVCEPEEDGLNKLVEQPPGKVSYKKTAQQRHLLRQLFVQTQWPSNQDYDSIMAQTGLPRPEVVRWFGDSRYALKNGQLKWYEDYKRGNFPPGLLIIAPGNRELLQDYYVTHKMLCEEDLQTLCDKTQMSAQQVKQWFAEKMGEETRAVADTSSEDKGPGTGEPVAVHRVLGDAYSEMAENSESWEPSAPEASSELFDTSSPQTGRQLETD, encoded by the exons ATGGCCAGTAAGAGGAAGTCCACCACCCCATGCATGATCCCAGTTAAGACCGTGGTGCTGCAAGGTGCCAGCACAGAGGCCCAGCCTGTGGAAATTTTGCCTGAAGGTCCCCAGAAGGATCTTCCCTCAGAGGCCCCTGATGCCAGCAGCGAGGGAGCTCCAAACTCCAGCATCACTGATGGCTCTACCCTGGCAAATGGGCACCGGAGCACTTTGGATGGCTATGTGTATTCCTGTAAAGACTGTGACTTCAGGTCCCAGGACATGACCCAGTTTGTAGGGCATATGAACTCAGAGCACACAGACTTTAATAAAGACCCACATTTTATATGTACAGGGTGCAGTTTCCTGGCAAAAACCCCTGAGGGGCTTTCCTTACACAATGCCAAGTGTCACTCAGGGGAAGCCAGCTTTTTGTGGAATGTGACCAGGCCAGACAATCATGTAGTGGTGGAACAGAATGTCCCTGAGAACACTAGCACATCTGACCTAGCAAGTGAGTCTACTACTGATGGGACTGATGGACAGGCTGAAATCATTATTACCAAGACACCAATCATGAAGATAATGAAAGGCAAAGCTGAGGCCAAGAAAATTCATATGCTTAAAGAAAATGTTCCCAATCAGCCTGTGGGTGAGGCCTTGCCAAAGCCAttggctggggaggcagaggttaAAGAGGGGGACCACACTTTCACCAATGGGGCAGCTCCAGTCAGCCAGGCACCTGCTAGCTCCTCAAAGCCCACTCATGCTGCCAATGGGCCCCTGATAGGAACAGTGCCAGTACTGCCAGCTGGTATAGCACAATTCCTCTCCCTCCAGCAGCAGCCCCCAGTACATGCCCAGCACCATACCCACCAGCCCCTGCCCACATCCAAGGCCCTTCCAAAAGTCATGATCCCCTTGAGCAGCATCCCAACATACAATGCAGCTATGGACTCCAACAGCTTTCTGAAGAACTCCTTCCACAAATTCCCCTACCCAACCAAAGCTGAGCTCTGTTACTTGACTGTAGTGACCAAGTATCCAGAAGAACAGCTTAAGATCTGGTTCACAgcccagaggctgaagcagggaatCAGCTGGTCTCCTGAGGAGATTGAAGATGCCCGGAAAAAGATGTTCAATACAGTCATCCAGTCTGTGCCTCAACCCACTATCACAGTGCTAAACACCCCTCTTGTTGCCAGTACCGGCAATGTACAGCATCTCATCCAGGCCACTCTCCCAGGCCATGTTGTGGGACAGCCAGAGGGCACAGCAGGGGGCCTCCTGGTCACTCAGCCATTGATGGCCAATGGGTTACAGGCATCAAGCTCGTCTCTCCCTCTGACAACTGCATCTGTTCCCAAGCCATCTGTGGCACCCATCAACACTGTGTGTTCAAATACAGCATCGGCTGTAAAGGTAGTCAATGCAGCCCAGTCACTCCTCACAGCATGCCCCAGCATAACTTCCCAAGCCTTCCTTGATGCAAGCATCTACAAAAACAAGAAGTCTCACGAACAGCTGTCAGCTCTGAAAGGAAGCTTCTGTCGGAACCAGTTCCCTGGGCAGAGTGAAGTAGAACACCTGACCAAAGTGACAGGCCTCAGTACCAGAGAGGTGAGGAAGTGGTTCAGTGACCGGAGATACCACTGCCGGAACCTTAAGGGCTCCAGGGCCATGATGCCTGGAGAGCATGGCcctgttctcattgactctgTGCCAGAGGTGCCCTTTTCCCTGTCATCCAAAGTTCCGGAAGTGACCTGTATCCCAACAGCAACCTCACTAGCAAGCCACCCTGCCACCAAACGACAATCTTGGCACCAGACCCCAGACTTCATGCCAACCAAATACAAAGAGAGAGCCCCAGAGCAGCTGCGAGTCCTGGAGAGTAGCTTTGCACAAAACCCGCTTCCCCCTGAGGAAGAGCTGGACCGCCTGAGAAGTGAAACCAAAATGACCCGAAGGGAAATTGATGGCTGGTTCTCAGAGAGGCGGAAAAAAGTAAATGCTGAGGAGACCAAGAAGGCTGATGGGCAGGTAcctcaggaggaggagggtgcTGAGGATGAGGGTGGAGATGAAGAGTTGGCCAGTGAGCTGAGGGTTCCTGGTGAAAATGGCTCTCCTGAAATGTTTCTTAGCCATACCTTGGCAGAGCGGAAGGTCAGCCCCATCAAAATCAACCTCAAGAACCTGCGGGTCACTGAAGCCAGTGGCAAGAATGAGCTTCCAGGGCTGGGTGTCTGTGAGCCCGAGGAAGATGGCTTGAACAAGCTAGTAGAACAGCCACCAGGCAAAGTGAGCTACAAAAAGACAGCACAGCAACGCCACTTGCTACGGCAGCTCTTTGTCCAGACACAGTGGCCAAGCAACCAGGACTATGACTCTATCATGGCCCAAACAGGACTGCCCCGGCCAGAGGTGGTACGCTGGTTCGGAGATAGCAGGTATGCCCTGAAGAATGGCCAGCTCAAGTGGTACGAAGACTATAAGAGGGGCAACTTCCCACCAGGTCTGCTCATCATTGCCCCTGGCAACCGAGAGCTGCTGCAAGACTATTACGTGACACACAAGATGCTGTGTGAGGAAGACTTGCAGACCCTCTGTGACAAGACCCAGATGAGTGCCCAGCAGGTCAAGCAATGGTTTGCTGAGAAAATGGGTGAAGAGACCCGGGCTGTGGCAGATACAAGCAGTGAGGACAAgggtcctggaactggagagccTGTGGCAGTTCATAGAGTGCTGGGTGATGCCTATTCAGAGATGGCTGAGAACAGTGAATCATGGGAGCCAAGTGCTCCTGAGGCCAGCTCAGAGCTCTTTGACACTTCGAGTCCCCAGACTGGACGTCAGCTCG AAACAGACTGA